One Candidatus Nanopelagicales bacterium DNA window includes the following coding sequences:
- a CDS encoding isoprenyl transferase, with amino-acid sequence MGLADIIYGIYERRLAAQIPPDQMPRHIGVILDGNRRWAEAQGSSSSAGHRAGAAKIEEFLGWCDDAGVDHVTLWLLSTDNLNRPADELGPLMAIIEETVVDMQEQGRWRLHAVGALDLLPDHTSRILKEAEAATADAPGAFVNIAVGYGGRREVVDAVRSLMQEHADQGTSLDELAQFIDVEHIAEHLYTKGQPDPDLVIRTSGEQRLSGFLLWQSAHSEFYFCEAYWPDFRHVDFLRALRAYGARHRRFGA; translated from the coding sequence GTGGGCCTTGCAGACATCATCTATGGGATTTATGAGCGCAGGCTCGCCGCTCAAATCCCTCCTGATCAGATGCCACGGCACATCGGTGTCATTCTTGATGGCAATCGACGTTGGGCAGAGGCCCAAGGTTCAAGTTCTTCAGCTGGGCACCGTGCAGGTGCCGCCAAGATTGAAGAATTCCTGGGCTGGTGCGATGACGCAGGTGTCGATCATGTGACCCTGTGGCTGCTGTCAACTGACAATCTCAACCGCCCGGCAGATGAGTTGGGCCCGTTAATGGCCATCATCGAAGAGACGGTCGTTGATATGCAGGAACAAGGCCGATGGCGCTTACATGCAGTGGGTGCTTTGGACCTCCTGCCTGATCACACTTCCCGTATTTTAAAAGAAGCGGAAGCGGCAACAGCGGATGCACCAGGCGCCTTCGTCAATATTGCTGTGGGTTACGGCGGTCGACGTGAAGTAGTGGATGCGGTGCGTTCACTGATGCAAGAGCATGCAGATCAAGGCACCTCACTCGATGAGCTTGCGCAGTTCATTGATGTTGAACATATTGCGGAGCATCTTTACACCAAGGGTCAGCCGGACCCTGATCTTGTGATTCGAACATCCGGTGAACAGCGTTTGTCGGGCTTCTTGCTATGGCAAAGCGCGCACTCAGAGTTCTACTTCTGTGAGGCTTACTGGCCTGACTTCCGACATGTGGATTTTTTGCGAGCTTTGCGAGCCTATGGCGCTCGTCATCGCCGATTCGGCGCCTGA
- a CDS encoding PhoH family protein, with the protein MSSRPAVNADIRTYVLDTSVLLSDPTALKSFAEHSVVLPLVVIKELEAKRHDPTLGFNARTVLRNLEALRQEPGADLRKGIEINEQGGTVRIEINHVDTSHLPDAIKAERSNDTRILSVAEGLRRDGHDVVVVSKDLPMRLLAAGALGIPAEEYRREQVEDSGYMGLVEIEAPREDVDDLYTHGFIDLFDHDLPVNTGVVLVSPSSSGLARVNVDKQLEQVRGDLEAFGIHGRSAEQRIALAHLLDSEIGVVSLGGSAGTGKSVLALAAALELVLERREAKRIVVFRPVFAVGGQEIGFLPGTEAEKMSPFSAATKDALEAIASEHVIDEIMDRGLLEVLPLTYVRGRTLVDTIVILDEAQNLERSTILTAISRLGKNSRVFLTHDVAQRDNLRVGRHDGIAAVVERLKGESLFAHVTLTKSERSPIAALATRLIDDGIL; encoded by the coding sequence GTGTCATCTCGCCCAGCAGTCAATGCCGATATTCGTACCTACGTCCTTGATACGTCAGTTCTTCTTTCCGATCCAACTGCGCTGAAGTCTTTCGCGGAACATTCTGTTGTACTTCCGCTTGTTGTCATTAAGGAACTTGAAGCCAAACGACACGATCCGACGCTGGGATTCAACGCTCGCACGGTGCTGAGAAACCTGGAAGCCTTACGGCAGGAACCAGGCGCTGATTTACGTAAAGGCATTGAAATCAATGAACAGGGTGGCACTGTTCGAATTGAAATCAATCACGTTGACACCTCACATCTACCTGACGCAATTAAGGCTGAGCGCAGCAATGACACGCGCATCCTTTCGGTGGCAGAAGGGCTGCGTCGCGATGGCCACGATGTCGTGGTCGTCTCCAAAGACCTTCCAATGCGTCTCCTCGCTGCTGGAGCGTTGGGAATTCCAGCTGAGGAATATCGCCGCGAGCAGGTTGAAGATTCCGGGTACATGGGTCTGGTGGAAATCGAAGCCCCACGTGAAGATGTTGATGATCTCTACACACATGGATTCATTGATCTCTTCGATCATGACTTGCCAGTGAACACTGGCGTTGTTTTAGTATCGCCATCTTCATCAGGCCTGGCTCGAGTCAATGTTGATAAGCAACTTGAACAAGTGCGTGGAGATCTTGAAGCCTTTGGCATTCATGGCCGGTCTGCTGAGCAGCGCATTGCTCTTGCACATTTACTTGACTCAGAAATCGGTGTCGTGTCACTTGGCGGATCCGCAGGCACGGGTAAATCTGTGCTCGCACTTGCTGCTGCGCTTGAATTAGTACTTGAACGTCGCGAAGCAAAGAGAATCGTTGTGTTTCGACCAGTGTTTGCTGTGGGTGGTCAAGAGATTGGCTTCTTACCCGGAACGGAAGCCGAGAAAATGTCGCCATTCTCGGCAGCGACCAAAGATGCCCTGGAAGCAATTGCAAGTGAACATGTCATTGACGAAATCATGGATCGAGGACTACTCGAGGTGCTCCCACTGACGTATGTGCGTGGTCGCACGTTGGTCGACACGATCGTGATTTTGGATGAGGCACAAAACCTTGAACGCTCGACGATTCTCACGGCAATCTCACGCCTAGGTAAGAACAGTCGCGTATTCCTGACCCACGATGTTGCGCAACGCGACAATCTGCGCGTGGGCCGTCACGATGGCATCGCTGCTGTGGTGGAACGGCTCAAAGGAGAGTCACTCTTCGCCCATGTAACTCTGACGAAGTCTGAACGCAGCCCAATCGCTGCCCTGGCTACTCGCCTGATTGATGATGGAATCCTCTAG
- a CDS encoding thioredoxin domain-containing protein translates to MANQLINSTSPYLRQHADNPVHWQEWSQAAFAEARERNVPIFLSIGYSACHWCHVMAHESFEDLEVAELINANYVAIKLDREERPDIDAVYMQATLALTGHGGWPMSVFLDHDAQPFYAGTYFPKTSRNGMPGFIEILNALTQAWNERPDEVSSVGSRVVKAMSERAAFILGDAPTGEILERAVERLQLDFDEVHAGFGGAPKFPPSMVLEFLLREAARTNNSTALFMAERTLTAMARGGMYDQLGGGFARYCVDTSWTVPHFEKMLYDNALLLRVYLHWYRLTGSELGERVVRETSTFLINEMRTPEGGFASALDADTDGVEGKFYAWTPAEIIEALGAADGQWAVALLGVTEQGTFEHGSSVLQLLADPDDAARWFVVRERLYAFRARRTQPGRDDKVVASWNGLVIAALAEAGALLNEPEWVECALIAADLLVALHLGLNGDDRLCRTSRDGIPGNNAGVLDDYGSVAEGFLALFQVTGDDSWLALSGVLIDVALSHFSDPKGGFFDTADDAPALVQRPQDPSDNAEPSGWFAITNACVSYSALTGVQDYRVIAERALGVVSELGPRAPRACGWGLATASALIDGPMEIAVIGEFQDPATSRLRAVALAATAPGAVIAVGEPGSDVPLLRDRPLVNGAATAYVCRGFTCQAPVIDQFVLASQVGARSGE, encoded by the coding sequence GTGGCAAATCAGCTGATTAATTCAACCTCGCCCTATCTTCGCCAGCATGCCGATAATCCAGTGCATTGGCAGGAATGGTCGCAGGCTGCTTTCGCAGAAGCTCGTGAACGCAATGTTCCAATTTTTCTTTCGATCGGCTACTCGGCGTGCCACTGGTGCCATGTCATGGCCCACGAATCCTTCGAAGATTTAGAAGTTGCCGAACTCATCAATGCCAATTACGTCGCAATCAAGCTAGATCGTGAAGAGCGTCCAGACATTGATGCGGTTTACATGCAGGCAACTTTGGCGTTAACAGGTCACGGTGGTTGGCCAATGTCGGTCTTCCTTGATCATGATGCGCAGCCGTTCTACGCGGGCACGTATTTTCCTAAGACATCAAGAAATGGAATGCCAGGATTCATCGAGATTCTGAACGCACTGACGCAGGCGTGGAATGAACGACCTGATGAAGTTTCCTCGGTGGGCAGCCGTGTCGTTAAGGCAATGAGTGAACGGGCCGCATTCATCCTTGGTGATGCACCTACGGGTGAGATCCTTGAACGTGCAGTTGAGCGCTTGCAATTGGATTTTGATGAAGTGCACGCTGGGTTTGGTGGGGCTCCGAAATTTCCTCCATCAATGGTCTTGGAATTCCTACTTCGAGAAGCGGCTCGCACAAATAATTCGACGGCACTGTTCATGGCGGAGCGCACGCTCACTGCGATGGCTCGCGGTGGAATGTATGACCAGTTAGGCGGCGGGTTCGCCCGCTACTGCGTCGATACCTCATGGACGGTCCCGCATTTTGAAAAAATGTTGTATGACAACGCTTTGTTATTGCGTGTGTATCTTCATTGGTATCGGTTAACAGGTTCGGAACTAGGAGAACGTGTCGTTCGAGAAACTTCTACTTTCCTGATCAACGAGATGCGTACGCCAGAAGGCGGTTTTGCATCAGCCCTTGATGCAGACACCGATGGAGTTGAAGGAAAGTTCTACGCATGGACACCAGCAGAAATTATCGAAGCCCTTGGTGCCGCTGATGGGCAATGGGCAGTCGCCTTACTGGGTGTTACGGAGCAGGGCACATTCGAACATGGGTCCTCTGTTTTGCAATTACTCGCTGATCCAGATGACGCCGCTCGCTGGTTCGTGGTTCGCGAGCGTTTGTATGCATTCCGTGCTCGACGCACGCAACCCGGCCGCGACGACAAGGTTGTTGCATCGTGGAATGGTTTGGTTATCGCTGCGCTTGCAGAAGCGGGGGCGTTACTGAACGAGCCTGAATGGGTTGAATGTGCGCTGATCGCAGCGGATCTTCTCGTCGCACTTCACTTGGGTCTAAATGGTGATGATCGACTTTGTCGCACCTCGCGCGATGGTATTCCTGGAAATAACGCGGGAGTCTTGGATGACTACGGCAGCGTTGCTGAAGGCTTCCTCGCACTTTTCCAAGTGACCGGTGATGATTCCTGGTTAGCACTCAGCGGAGTGCTCATAGATGTAGCACTTTCGCATTTCAGCGATCCCAAAGGTGGATTTTTTGACACTGCCGACGATGCACCGGCGCTTGTTCAGCGCCCACAAGATCCGTCAGATAACGCGGAACCATCTGGTTGGTTTGCGATCACCAATGCTTGCGTGAGTTATAGCGCGCTCACTGGAGTCCAGGACTATCGAGTCATAGCAGAACGCGCACTTGGAGTGGTTTCAGAGCTGGGCCCACGTGCACCACGTGCTTGCGGCTGGGGATTAGCCACGGCATCCGCATTGATTGATGGACCAATGGAAATAGCAGTGATTGGTGAATTCCAGGATCCAGCAACGAGCCGATTGCGGGCAGTTGCTCTGGCGGCAACGGCCCCAGGTGCAGTGATTGCCGTAGGTGAGCCGGGAAGCGACGTTCCACTGCTCCGCGACCGGCCCCTCGTGAACGGAGCCGCTACGGCCTATGTCTGTAGGGGTTTTACCTGCCAAGCCCCGGTCATCGATCAGTTTGTCTTGGCATCTCAGGTGGGTGCGCGAAGCGGGGAGTAA
- a CDS encoding MaoC/PaaZ C-terminal domain-containing protein, which yields MTNPVIDAYDAYVDADAVLAYALATNDPNELCFTGVKASPLVTAPHVVRAFIETNTKAVPEGTITGTRAGVHAMHDVHYFRPIELGSMVRVEGRNHAVKQTSAGVSITSDLRVLNLEGELLLQHFWTTMMVGGTTSMEYGEASPAHSFPDEARNSPVGSFTFDVTRDQAFRYGGASGDRNGHAIDDMIAKSEGFPGKIVQGLCTFAMCSGASVNLVGAGDPDNLTRVAGRFSSPVFPGSKLTVDLFDAGVNETGGRVIAFEATSNGVTVVKHGRAEFKA from the coding sequence GTGACGAACCCCGTAATTGATGCGTATGACGCTTATGTTGATGCAGATGCCGTATTGGCATATGCGTTAGCGACCAATGATCCAAATGAGCTGTGCTTTACCGGAGTAAAGGCTTCGCCTCTGGTGACTGCTCCTCACGTCGTACGCGCGTTTATTGAAACGAACACCAAAGCAGTTCCCGAGGGAACGATTACGGGCACTCGTGCTGGCGTACATGCAATGCATGATGTTCACTACTTCCGACCAATTGAACTTGGGTCGATGGTGCGTGTTGAAGGTCGCAATCACGCGGTGAAGCAAACGTCTGCAGGTGTTTCCATCACCTCGGATTTGCGGGTCTTGAATCTTGAAGGTGAACTGCTGTTGCAGCATTTCTGGACCACGATGATGGTTGGTGGAACAACCTCAATGGAATATGGGGAAGCATCTCCTGCGCATTCTTTTCCAGACGAAGCTCGAAATTCTCCGGTTGGATCCTTCACTTTCGATGTTACGCGCGATCAAGCCTTTCGTTATGGCGGCGCATCCGGTGACCGCAATGGCCACGCGATCGACGACATGATTGCCAAGTCTGAAGGATTCCCTGGAAAAATCGTGCAAGGTCTGTGCACATTTGCAATGTGCAGTGGTGCTTCGGTCAATCTCGTTGGTGCTGGGGATCCGGATAACCTCACCAGGGTTGCTGGACGTTTCTCAAGCCCTGTTTTTCCGGGGAGCAAACTGACTGTTGATTTATTTGATGCAGGAGTTAATGAAACTGGCGGCCGAGTTATCGCATTTGAAGCGACGTCTAATGGCGTCACTGTCGTCAAGCACGGTCGAGCTGAATTTAAGGCGTAA
- a CDS encoding alpha-amylase family protein produces the protein MHFLLGGQQASTYQRGRMQLAAALKKSPQAVDALARFDRYAPDLWDGLATVYDVEIVWPAVIDVIASAITARPTALVERDRNRLLQPDWFQLPETVGYVAYTDHFAGDLNGIATKIDYLNDLGITYLHLMPLLRPRTGENDGGYAVADYKSVRPDLGSIDDLESLATSLHANGISLTLDLVLNHVAEQHEWAVKARGGDEKYRNYFLMYPDRTIPDEFEATLPEVFPDFAPGNFTWDEPSQRWVWTTFNSWQWDLNWANPDVFCEFIDILTFLANKGVDCFRLDAIAFLWKRLGTNSQNQPEVHALTQGLRAALRIAAPSVIFKAEAIVAPTDLVAYLGTGEHAGKVSDLAYHNSLMVQAWSTLATGEGRLMAQALQRFAPIPTTTAWATYLRCHDDIGWAIDDADAGAIGVSGYDHRAYVSGYYGGELPQSPARGAHFQVNPVTGDRRTSGSAASLAGIESAIEANDEHALELAINRLMCGYSMIFGFGGLPLLYMGDEIALLNDEKYLKNPAQAGDNRWMHRPHMPWEVVAQRNSRATVAGTVFTRMSALISARKSLASLHAATPPVVFATDNPAVVAFRRRHPAGDLVELYNVSAQPQIVPTHSAWPLNGALAGEAITGATVDLTEPTITLAPYAVWWLTAQPS, from the coding sequence ATGCATTTCCTGCTTGGGGGGCAACAGGCCTCCACCTATCAGCGTGGCCGAATGCAACTGGCTGCTGCTCTGAAGAAATCTCCACAAGCCGTTGATGCACTTGCTCGCTTTGATCGCTATGCCCCCGATCTCTGGGATGGGCTTGCCACTGTTTATGACGTGGAAATCGTCTGGCCAGCTGTCATTGACGTGATTGCAAGCGCGATCACTGCTCGCCCAACTGCACTCGTCGAGCGGGACCGTAATCGGCTCTTGCAGCCAGATTGGTTCCAGCTGCCCGAGACTGTTGGATACGTGGCCTACACCGATCACTTCGCTGGCGACCTCAACGGCATCGCAACCAAAATCGATTACTTGAACGATCTTGGCATCACTTATTTGCACCTCATGCCGCTCCTTCGACCTCGCACTGGCGAAAACGACGGTGGATACGCCGTTGCTGACTACAAGTCAGTGCGCCCAGACCTTGGCTCAATTGATGATCTCGAATCCCTCGCGACATCACTGCATGCCAACGGCATTTCATTGACACTGGACTTAGTACTCAACCACGTTGCCGAGCAACATGAATGGGCAGTCAAAGCTCGGGGCGGTGACGAGAAATACCGCAACTACTTTTTGATGTATCCCGATCGCACGATTCCCGATGAGTTCGAGGCAACCCTTCCTGAGGTCTTTCCTGATTTTGCCCCTGGCAACTTCACCTGGGATGAACCATCACAGCGTTGGGTTTGGACAACCTTCAACTCATGGCAATGGGATCTCAACTGGGCAAATCCTGATGTGTTCTGTGAGTTCATCGACATCTTGACCTTCTTAGCGAACAAAGGCGTGGATTGTTTCCGCCTTGATGCAATCGCGTTCCTGTGGAAGCGTCTTGGAACCAACTCACAAAACCAACCTGAAGTGCACGCCCTCACCCAGGGCTTACGCGCGGCGCTTCGGATTGCCGCACCTTCGGTCATCTTCAAGGCAGAAGCAATTGTCGCCCCAACGGATCTCGTTGCGTACCTCGGCACCGGTGAACATGCCGGAAAGGTTTCCGATCTTGCCTACCACAACTCGCTTATGGTTCAGGCGTGGTCAACTCTGGCAACCGGCGAAGGACGCCTTATGGCGCAAGCACTTCAACGCTTCGCTCCCATTCCAACCACGACCGCCTGGGCAACCTATTTGCGTTGCCACGATGACATTGGTTGGGCCATTGACGATGCAGACGCAGGCGCAATTGGCGTGAGTGGCTACGACCATCGTGCCTACGTCAGTGGTTACTACGGCGGAGAACTTCCACAGAGCCCCGCGCGCGGCGCACACTTTCAAGTCAATCCCGTAACGGGTGATCGACGCACCTCAGGAAGTGCTGCTTCACTTGCTGGCATTGAGTCGGCAATTGAAGCAAATGACGAGCATGCCCTCGAACTAGCGATCAATCGCTTGATGTGTGGTTACTCAATGATCTTTGGATTCGGCGGTTTGCCACTGCTGTACATGGGCGATGAAATTGCGCTCCTCAATGACGAGAAATACTTGAAGAATCCTGCACAAGCTGGCGATAACCGCTGGATGCATCGCCCACACATGCCTTGGGAGGTTGTCGCACAACGCAATTCGCGAGCAACAGTTGCGGGCACCGTATTCACTCGCATGAGCGCGCTGATCTCTGCTCGCAAGTCATTGGCTTCATTGCATGCCGCGACGCCACCTGTGGTGTTTGCTACCGACAATCCTGCGGTTGTTGCATTCCGTCGCCGCCACCCTGCAGGAGATCTTGTTGAGCTCTACAACGTGTCAGCCCAACCTCAGATAGTTCCAACCCACAGTGCTTGGCCTCTCAATGGCGCACTTGCGGGTGAGGCTATTACCGGTGCCACTGTTGACCTCACTGAACCAACCATCACCTTGGCTCCATATGCCGTGTGGTGGCTCACAGCCCAACCCTCTTAA
- a CDS encoding fumarate hydratase produces MVDFQYQEMLPLGSDDTPYRLVTTEGVSTTVVDGRTILKVEPSALSTLAYEALRDISHLLRPGHLAQLAKILEDPEASPNDRFVALDLLKNANIAAGGVLPMCQDTGTAIISAKKGQHVWTTGSDEEHLSRGIFDAYQNLNLRYSQMAPISMWEERNTGTNLPAQIELYANTHEGHEAEYEFLFMAKGGGSANKSYLYQQTAALLNPTAFRNFLDESLRSLGTAACPPYHLAVVVGGTSAEYALKMAKYASARYLDSLPVHGSAGGHAFRDLEMEQEIWKMTQEFGIGAQFGGKYFCHDVRVIRLPRHGASLPVAIAVSCSADRQAKAKITAEGVFLEQLEREPAHYLPDVTDEHLDDDVVSIDLNQPMSNIREQLSKLPVKTRVSLTGSLIVARDLAHARIKAMLDRGEPMPEYFKNHAVYYAGPAKTPEGYASGSFGPTTAGRMDGYVDAFQKAGGSHVMLAKGNRSMAVTNACKDNGGFYLGSIGGPAARLAQDNITKVEVLDFPELGMEAVWKIEVVNFPAFVVVDDKGNDFFAETMKPMVTKIPVGPPKS; encoded by the coding sequence ATGGTTGATTTTCAATATCAAGAAATGCTTCCCCTTGGCTCAGATGACACTCCATATCGACTGGTCACCACTGAAGGTGTGAGCACCACGGTCGTCGACGGTCGCACGATTTTGAAGGTTGAACCATCTGCACTGAGCACCTTGGCTTACGAGGCCCTTCGCGATATTTCACATCTGCTGCGCCCAGGTCACCTTGCCCAGCTCGCAAAGATTCTGGAAGACCCAGAAGCTAGCCCGAATGATCGCTTTGTTGCACTTGACCTGTTGAAAAACGCAAACATTGCCGCAGGCGGCGTATTGCCTATGTGCCAAGACACCGGCACCGCAATCATCAGCGCTAAGAAGGGTCAGCATGTCTGGACCACTGGTTCGGATGAAGAACATCTCTCCCGCGGAATTTTCGATGCGTATCAAAACCTAAATTTGCGTTACTCACAAATGGCACCCATCAGCATGTGGGAAGAACGCAACACCGGAACGAACCTGCCTGCTCAAATTGAGTTGTATGCAAATACTCATGAGGGTCACGAAGCCGAATACGAATTCCTCTTCATGGCAAAGGGTGGGGGCAGTGCAAACAAGAGTTATCTCTACCAACAAACGGCAGCCCTGTTGAATCCCACAGCATTTCGCAACTTCCTTGATGAAAGTTTGCGCAGTCTTGGTACCGCAGCCTGCCCGCCGTACCACTTGGCTGTTGTCGTTGGTGGCACTAGCGCTGAGTACGCATTGAAAATGGCGAAGTACGCAAGCGCTCGCTACCTGGACTCACTACCCGTACACGGCTCCGCAGGTGGCCATGCCTTCCGTGATCTTGAAATGGAACAAGAGATCTGGAAGATGACCCAGGAATTTGGCATCGGTGCCCAATTCGGAGGCAAGTACTTCTGCCATGACGTTCGCGTGATCCGCTTGCCACGTCACGGCGCTTCTTTGCCAGTAGCAATCGCTGTGTCATGTTCAGCTGATCGCCAAGCCAAGGCAAAGATCACCGCCGAGGGCGTGTTCTTGGAGCAGCTAGAGCGCGAGCCTGCGCATTACCTCCCAGACGTCACGGACGAACACCTTGACGACGATGTTGTCTCAATCGATTTGAACCAGCCAATGAGCAATATTCGCGAACAACTATCGAAGCTTCCAGTGAAAACTCGCGTATCCCTGACAGGTTCATTGATCGTGGCACGCGATCTGGCTCACGCTCGGATTAAGGCAATGCTAGATCGCGGTGAGCCAATGCCTGAATACTTTAAAAATCACGCGGTGTATTACGCAGGCCCAGCAAAAACCCCAGAAGGTTACGCATCGGGATCATTTGGCCCAACAACTGCAGGACGCATGGATGGCTACGTTGATGCATTCCAGAAAGCAGGCGGCTCACATGTGATGCTGGCTAAAGGTAACCGCAGCATGGCTGTTACAAATGCCTGCAAGGACAACGGCGGTTTCTACTTGGGTTCAATTGGCGGTCCGGCTGCTCGCTTGGCTCAAGACAACATCACCAAGGTTGAAGTGCTGGATTTCCCTGAACTTGGCATGGAAGCCGTGTGGAAGATTGAAGTCGTGAACTTCCCTGCATTTGTTGTTGTTGATGACAAGGGCAATGACTTTTTCGCTGAAACAATGAAGCCAATGGTGACCAAGATTCCGGTCGGACCACCAAAGAGCTAA
- the glpX gene encoding class II fructose-bisphosphatase, producing MTTPGTIEVPDRNLALELVRVTEAAAMAAARWVGRGDKNGADGAAVNAMRSLIGSVSMNGVVVIGEGEKDDAPMLFNGERVGDGTGAEADVAVDPIDGTTLAAKGMPNAIAVIAVAERGAMYDPSAVFYMEKLVVGAEGADVIDINFPIAWNLAQLAKAKGESIADLTVCILDRPRHKDLVKEVRDAGARIKFISDGDVAGAIMAARAGTGVDLLAGIGGTPEGIIAAAAMVCMGGAIQAKLWPQDEAERRKALDAGHDLDRVLHTHDLVKGENIFFCATGITDGELLRGVRYRPEGPTTHSIVMRGKSGTIREVASEHRLAKLGQYSAIDFHSPGAGQPDLD from the coding sequence ATGACAACGCCCGGCACCATTGAAGTTCCTGACCGCAACCTTGCCCTTGAGCTGGTTCGAGTAACGGAAGCCGCAGCAATGGCTGCTGCTCGCTGGGTGGGTCGAGGTGACAAGAACGGCGCCGACGGTGCCGCGGTGAATGCCATGCGTTCCCTCATTGGCAGTGTCAGCATGAACGGCGTTGTGGTGATCGGTGAAGGCGAAAAAGACGACGCCCCGATGCTTTTCAACGGTGAACGCGTTGGTGATGGCACTGGAGCCGAAGCCGACGTTGCTGTTGACCCCATTGACGGCACCACTCTTGCCGCAAAAGGCATGCCTAATGCCATTGCGGTGATTGCCGTTGCTGAACGTGGCGCGATGTATGACCCAAGCGCCGTGTTTTACATGGAGAAGCTGGTCGTTGGTGCTGAGGGTGCTGACGTGATCGACATCAACTTCCCGATCGCCTGGAACCTTGCGCAATTGGCAAAGGCCAAGGGCGAAAGCATTGCTGACCTGACCGTTTGCATCCTTGATCGACCTCGTCACAAAGATCTCGTGAAGGAAGTTCGCGATGCAGGCGCTCGCATTAAGTTCATTTCAGACGGTGACGTCGCTGGCGCCATCATGGCTGCTCGCGCAGGCACCGGCGTTGACCTGCTTGCAGGTATCGGTGGCACACCTGAGGGCATCATCGCGGCGGCGGCCATGGTCTGCATGGGTGGTGCAATTCAAGCAAAACTCTGGCCACAAGACGAGGCTGAACGCCGCAAGGCACTCGACGCTGGCCACGATCTAGACCGCGTGCTCCACACCCACGACCTCGTCAAGGGCGAGAACATCTTCTTCTGCGCGACAGGAATTACCGATGGCGAGCTCCTACGAGGCGTCCGCTACCGCCCCGAGGGCCCAACCACCCACTCAATCGTGATGCGAGGCAAGAGTGGAACGATTCGCGAGGTCGCCAGCGAACATCGCTTGGCAAAGCTCGGCCAATACTCAGCCATTGATTTCCATAGCCCAGGAGCTGGTCAGCCAGATCTTGACTAA
- a CDS encoding LysE family transporter, with product MAYRRAVHAAIPGFFTGLSLIVAIGAQNAFLLRLGLARNHIFTAVAICAISDALLIILGIGGLGVLVEQSDLALEIVKWVGVTYLVIFALRSFWKARFPDSLVPSEQTSRKLSAVIAATLAFTFLNPHVYLDTVLLVGSIGNQYGPDRWWFALGAVLASAAWFTSLGFGSRALAPLMSRTSTWRVLDTVIGVVMLLIAARLIFGDLH from the coding sequence ATGGCCTACCGTCGAGCAGTGCATGCAGCGATCCCTGGTTTCTTTACAGGACTGAGTTTGATCGTGGCAATCGGAGCGCAAAACGCCTTTCTTCTTCGCCTTGGCCTTGCGCGTAATCATATTTTTACCGCGGTTGCCATCTGCGCCATAAGTGATGCTTTGCTGATCATCTTGGGCATCGGCGGTTTGGGCGTCCTCGTTGAGCAGTCCGATCTCGCCTTGGAAATCGTGAAATGGGTCGGAGTGACGTATCTCGTGATTTTTGCCCTCCGATCGTTTTGGAAGGCTCGGTTTCCTGATTCATTAGTGCCATCTGAGCAAACCTCGCGCAAACTTTCTGCAGTGATCGCCGCAACCTTGGCATTCACATTTCTGAACCCACATGTGTACCTCGACACCGTATTGCTCGTTGGTTCGATTGGAAATCAATACGGGCCAGACCGGTGGTGGTTTGCGTTAGGCGCAGTGCTTGCTAGTGCAGCCTGGTTTACAAGTTTGGGTTTTGGGTCGCGCGCTCTGGCTCCATTAATGTCGCGTACAAGCACTTGGCGCGTACTCGATACCGTGATCGGCGTGGTCATGCTTCTGATCGCAGCGCGCCTCATCTTTGGCGATCTGCATTAA